One Pseudodesulfovibrio cashew DNA window includes the following coding sequences:
- the gltA gene encoding NADPH-dependent glutamate synthase — MSALTKKERMAIPRKPMPVQEPEARVLNFEEVATGYTPEMAQEEAERCLQCKDPKCSQQCPVQVDIPQFIAAVRDGDMAEAVSILKGKNNLPAICGRVCPQEVQCESGCILGIKGKPVAIGRLERFVGDYELSHKTLAMTRAASTGRKVAVVGSGPAGLACAVDLGRLGHDVTIFEALHLPGGVLAYGIPEFRLPKDVIGNEIKSAAEALDIKIRRDHVIGNTLTIDELLEEFDAVFLGTGAGLPVFLNIPGVNLNGVMSANELLTRVNLMKGYRFPAYDTPVKVGRNVAVIGAGNVAMDAVRCVRRLQAIRAGEDGDAGEVHVVYRRSADEVPARREEVHHAAEEGVIFDFLTNPVAILGDESGAVRALQCVRMELGEPDASGRRRPVAIEGSDFELEVDQVIFALGTNPNPLVFSNADDLKRNKRGTVEASDESGLTTKPGVWAGGDVVTGAATVISAMGAGKRAAADIHEYLCGLN; from the coding sequence GTGTCCGCTTTGACCAAGAAGGAACGGATGGCCATTCCCCGCAAGCCAATGCCGGTGCAGGAGCCGGAGGCGCGGGTCTTGAATTTCGAAGAGGTCGCCACCGGGTACACCCCGGAGATGGCCCAGGAGGAAGCCGAGCGCTGCCTCCAGTGCAAGGACCCCAAGTGCTCGCAGCAGTGCCCTGTGCAGGTGGATATTCCCCAGTTCATCGCGGCAGTGCGCGACGGCGACATGGCCGAGGCCGTGTCCATTCTCAAGGGCAAGAACAACCTGCCCGCCATCTGTGGGCGTGTCTGCCCCCAGGAGGTACAGTGCGAATCCGGCTGCATCCTGGGCATCAAGGGCAAGCCCGTGGCCATCGGCCGCCTGGAGCGGTTCGTGGGCGACTACGAGCTGTCCCACAAGACCCTGGCCATGACCCGCGCCGCGTCCACCGGACGCAAGGTGGCCGTGGTCGGTTCGGGCCCGGCAGGCCTTGCCTGCGCCGTGGACCTAGGGAGGCTGGGACATGACGTGACCATTTTCGAGGCCCTGCACCTGCCCGGCGGCGTGCTGGCCTACGGCATCCCGGAATTCCGGCTGCCCAAGGACGTCATCGGCAACGAGATCAAGAGCGCTGCCGAAGCACTGGACATCAAGATCCGGCGCGACCACGTCATCGGCAACACCCTGACCATCGACGAGCTCCTTGAAGAGTTCGACGCCGTGTTCCTGGGTACGGGCGCTGGACTGCCGGTCTTCCTGAACATTCCGGGCGTGAACCTCAACGGGGTCATGTCCGCCAACGAACTGCTCACCCGCGTCAACCTGATGAAGGGCTACCGCTTCCCGGCCTACGACACCCCGGTCAAGGTGGGCCGCAACGTCGCGGTCATCGGCGCGGGCAACGTGGCCATGGACGCCGTGCGCTGCGTGCGCCGCCTCCAGGCCATCCGGGCCGGAGAGGACGGCGACGCGGGCGAGGTGCACGTGGTCTACCGCCGCTCCGCCGACGAAGTTCCCGCCAGGCGCGAGGAAGTCCACCACGCCGCAGAAGAGGGGGTCATCTTCGACTTCCTGACCAACCCCGTGGCTATACTGGGTGACGAGAGCGGGGCGGTGCGCGCGCTGCAGTGCGTGCGCATGGAGCTGGGCGAACCCGATGCCTCGGGCCGCCGCAGGCCGGTCGCCATCGAGGGCTCGGATTTCGAACTCGAAGTGGACCAGGTCATCTTCGCCTTGGGCACCAACCCGAACCCGCTGGTCTTCTCCAACGCCGACGACCTGAAGCGCAACAAGCGGGGCACCGTGGAGGCCAGCGACGAGAGCGGCCTGACCACCAAGCCCGGCGTCTGGGCGGGCGGTGACGTGGTCACCGGCGCGGCGACCGTCATCAGCGCCATGGGCGCTGGCAAGCGCGCCGCAGCCGACATCCACGAGTACCTCTGCGGCCTGAACTGA
- a CDS encoding acyltransferase, with protein MRLFWIDAVRVFAILSVIGIHVSAPVFKHTEVGAATWWIADFINSFSRFGVPLFLMISGSLLLGKEYDTLDFYKKRALRLLFPLVFWTAFYHLGINFLNGRELFRLKDIFFLIINKGGFYHLWYLYVFSLAMLFVPFVNMIIIGKKATSRDYYVLIAIIVIFSILLQSTLILQVVKNIKFNWYISSMTFVGLMLVGYIISKKYDTINFNSKVAIIIVLLLSLIGAILNYTVAVKLNIHKDNFVIIAGGPLSLIISSFIFYAFAKVGGHLRPSKLLSSIADTSFGVYLLHPAIIFLSLKAFPVLKSLGIIEIPILFCITFTISHCTIYCMRRITIFRYIT; from the coding sequence ATGAGATTATTTTGGATTGACGCAGTAAGGGTTTTCGCCATTTTGTCTGTCATTGGAATTCATGTCTCGGCTCCTGTCTTTAAGCACACAGAAGTCGGGGCCGCAACTTGGTGGATTGCGGACTTCATCAATTCGTTCAGCCGCTTTGGTGTTCCATTGTTTCTCATGATTTCCGGTAGCCTGTTGCTTGGAAAAGAATACGATACCTTGGATTTTTACAAAAAAAGAGCGTTACGATTACTTTTTCCACTGGTTTTCTGGACAGCCTTTTATCATCTTGGGATCAATTTCTTAAATGGTAGGGAACTGTTCAGGCTGAAAGATATCTTTTTTTTAATTATAAATAAGGGTGGATTTTACCACCTCTGGTATCTTTACGTATTTTCTCTAGCGATGTTGTTCGTCCCATTTGTAAATATGATCATAATTGGGAAGAAAGCAACAAGCAGAGACTACTACGTACTAATCGCTATTATCGTCATATTTTCGATACTTTTACAGTCAACCTTGATTCTTCAAGTTGTAAAAAATATCAAATTCAACTGGTATATTTCATCCATGACGTTTGTTGGGTTAATGCTTGTTGGCTATATTATTTCAAAAAAATATGATACGATAAATTTCAATAGTAAAGTAGCTATCATCATTGTTTTATTATTATCTTTGATTGGTGCCATACTAAATTATACTGTTGCAGTGAAACTAAATATACATAAAGATAATTTTGTAATTATTGCGGGAGGTCCACTAAGCCTGATAATTTCCAGTTTCATCTTTTATGCTTTTGCGAAAGTAGGTGGACATCTCCGCCCTTCAAAACTGCTTTCTTCGATTGCAGACACTAGCTTCGGTGTTTATTTATTACACCCTGCGATAATATTCCTATCCCTGAAGGCTTTCCCCGTTTTAAAATCATTAGGAATAATTGAAATTCCAATTCTCTTCTGCATTACATTCACTATATCCCATTGCACCATCTACTGCATGCGACGAATTACTATTTTCAGATATATCACATGA
- a CDS encoding sulfide/dihydroorotate dehydrogenase-like FAD/NAD-binding protein encodes MYRILRKENISDVTKMVIVEAPHIARSAKPGQFVIVISHEKGERVPLTIADFDREAGTITIIFQEIGKSTIEMGRLEVGDSFMTIAGPLGHATEIKNYGKVICVGGGVGIAPVFPIARALKEAGNEVISVIGARNKELLLWEDRMAEVSDQLIVTTDDGSAGRKCLVTEPIRELLEADPGGFARVWAIGPAIMMKFVSYTTKPFEVPTTVSLNTIMVDGTGMCGGCRVLMADGRAKFVCVDGPEFEGHDVDWDSLLSRMTYYHNEEQTAVQHLHGKDHKCRLDKAVEEGVR; translated from the coding sequence TTGTACAGGATCTTACGGAAGGAAAACATCAGCGACGTCACCAAGATGGTGATCGTCGAAGCGCCTCACATCGCCCGCAGCGCCAAGCCCGGCCAGTTCGTCATCGTGATCAGCCACGAGAAGGGCGAGCGGGTCCCCCTGACCATCGCGGATTTCGACCGCGAGGCCGGCACCATCACGATCATTTTTCAGGAGATCGGCAAGTCCACCATCGAAATGGGCCGCCTGGAAGTGGGCGACAGCTTCATGACCATCGCCGGTCCGTTGGGCCACGCCACGGAAATCAAGAATTACGGCAAGGTTATCTGCGTTGGCGGCGGCGTGGGCATCGCCCCGGTCTTCCCCATCGCCAGAGCGCTCAAGGAAGCGGGCAACGAGGTCATTTCGGTCATCGGCGCACGCAACAAGGAGCTGCTGCTCTGGGAAGACCGCATGGCCGAGGTCTCCGATCAACTGATCGTCACCACGGACGACGGCTCCGCGGGCCGCAAGTGCCTGGTTACCGAGCCGATCCGGGAATTGCTGGAGGCCGATCCGGGCGGCTTCGCCAGGGTCTGGGCCATCGGTCCGGCCATCATGATGAAGTTCGTCTCCTACACCACCAAGCCCTTCGAGGTGCCGACCACGGTCAGCCTGAACACCATCATGGTCGACGGCACCGGCATGTGCGGCGGCTGCCGGGTGCTCATGGCCGACGGCCGGGCCAAGTTCGTCTGCGTGGACGGCCCCGAATTCGAGGGCCACGACGTGGACTGGGACAGCCTGCTCTCGCGCATGACCTACTATCACAACGAGGAGCAGACCGCTGTGCAGCACCTGCACGGCAAGGATCACAAGTGCCGCCTGGACAAGGCGGTGGAAGAGGGGGTGCGCTAA
- a CDS encoding YceI family protein encodes MTTTLTLPRRFRALLLTALLVLSLAAPASAETWKVDPDHSAAHFSIRHMMISQVRGMFPDVSGTVVFEDGTPTALEVIVNVQSISTGVTARDTHLKSGDFFQADTHPLMTFKSSSVVPMEGDYQVTGTMTIKGVSREVTLTLTGLDDERLDPWKHLRRGGTARFQLDRRDYGIDWNAPLDGGGFMIGNMVDVAVDIEAIKP; translated from the coding sequence ATGACTACTACCCTTACCCTGCCGCGCCGTTTCCGGGCGCTCCTGCTGACCGCGCTTCTGGTTTTGTCCCTGGCCGCTCCCGCTTCGGCCGAAACCTGGAAGGTGGACCCGGACCATTCCGCCGCCCATTTTTCCATCCGGCACATGATGATATCCCAGGTGCGAGGCATGTTCCCGGACGTCTCGGGCACGGTCGTCTTCGAAGACGGCACGCCCACCGCCCTTGAGGTGATCGTCAACGTGCAAAGCATTTCCACCGGCGTCACCGCCCGGGACACCCACCTCAAGAGCGGCGATTTCTTCCAGGCCGACACCCACCCGCTCATGACGTTCAAGAGCAGCTCGGTGGTTCCCATGGAGGGGGATTATCAGGTCACAGGCACCATGACCATCAAGGGCGTCTCCAGGGAGGTTACCCTGACCCTGACCGGCCTGGACGACGAGAGGCTCGACCCCTGGAAGCACCTCCGGCGAGGCGGCACGGCCCGTTTCCAGCTTGACCGCCGGGACTACGGAATCGACTGGAACGCTCCCCTGGACGGTGGCGGGTTCATGATCGGCAACATGGTGGACGTAGCCGTGGACATCGAAGCGATCAAGCCCTGA
- a CDS encoding substrate-binding periplasmic protein — protein sequence MKQTLILFLAALLALVLFNTASAQSLENTVFLTEDLRPFNFKADGQAQGVAVDALLAALKVVGVNKSTSDITFYPWSRAYYLAKDRANTCLFSTCRLPQRESLFKWAGPIMEFSMVVITRKGGRPVRSLDDLKHRTVGVLRDGAGHQMLQTLEKQPITVELSTNAVNLMKRLAYGRTTAVLTGEQGAYLAIEQAKLNRGDFETDLVVSKSQIYYAFNPATQDAVVQRLQRGIDAIRADGTLERIIRRYLK from the coding sequence ATGAAACAGACTCTCATCCTCTTCCTCGCTGCGCTGCTCGCTCTGGTCCTTTTCAACACGGCTTCCGCCCAAAGTCTGGAGAACACGGTTTTTCTGACGGAAGACCTGCGCCCCTTCAACTTCAAGGCCGACGGCCAGGCCCAGGGAGTGGCGGTCGACGCCCTGCTCGCCGCCCTCAAGGTGGTCGGGGTCAATAAATCAACCTCGGACATCACCTTTTATCCGTGGTCCCGCGCCTACTATCTGGCCAAGGACAGGGCCAACACCTGCCTTTTCTCCACCTGCCGCCTGCCGCAGCGCGAGTCCCTTTTCAAGTGGGCCGGCCCGATCATGGAGTTCAGCATGGTGGTCATAACCCGCAAGGGGGGAAGGCCGGTCAGGAGCCTGGACGACCTCAAGCACAGGACGGTCGGCGTGCTGCGCGACGGGGCCGGGCACCAGATGCTGCAAACCCTGGAGAAGCAGCCTATTACGGTGGAGCTTTCCACCAACGCCGTCAATCTGATGAAGCGGCTCGCCTACGGAAGGACCACTGCGGTGCTCACCGGGGAACAGGGTGCCTATCTCGCCATCGAGCAGGCGAAGCTGAACAGAGGGGATTTCGAGACCGACCTCGTGGTCTCCAAAAGCCAAATTTATTATGCCTTCAATCCAGCCACGCAGGACGCCGTGGTGCAGCGCCTCCAGCGCGGTATCGACGCCATCCGGGCCGACGGCACCTTGGAGCGGATTATCCGGCGCTACCTGAAATAG
- a CDS encoding sugar transferase → MKRLLDIALALLALLLLWPVLLLVALLVRRKLGSPVFFRQTRPGLNGVPFELVKFRTMRDAVGPDGAPLPDGERLTPFGRFLRSTSLDELPELWNVLKGEMSLVGPRPLLMQYLGRYSPRQARRHEVRPGITGWAQVNGRNAISWEEKFELDVWYVDHQSGMLDLKILWLTVLSVFKREGVSQSGHATMQEFMGSETPED, encoded by the coding sequence ATGAAGCGACTCCTGGATATCGCGCTGGCCTTGCTGGCCCTGCTCCTGCTCTGGCCGGTGCTCCTGCTCGTGGCCCTGCTGGTCCGGCGCAAGCTCGGCAGCCCGGTATTCTTCCGCCAGACGAGGCCCGGCCTGAACGGCGTCCCCTTCGAACTCGTCAAGTTCCGCACCATGCGCGACGCCGTGGGGCCGGACGGAGCCCCCCTGCCCGATGGCGAACGGCTGACCCCGTTCGGGCGGTTCCTGCGCTCCACCTCCCTGGACGAACTGCCCGAGCTGTGGAACGTGCTCAAGGGCGAAATGTCCCTGGTGGGGCCGCGCCCGCTGCTCATGCAGTACCTCGGCCGCTACTCCCCCCGCCAGGCGCGCCGCCACGAGGTCAGGCCCGGCATCACGGGCTGGGCCCAGGTCAACGGGCGCAACGCCATCTCCTGGGAAGAAAAATTTGAACTCGACGTCTGGTATGTAGACCATCAATCGGGTATGCTGGATTTGAAAATCCTCTGGCTGACCGTCCTCTCCGTTTTCAAGCGGGAAGGCGTCAGCCAGTCCGGCCACGCCACCATGCAGGAGTTCATGGGCAGCGAAACGCCGGAAGACTGA
- a CDS encoding glutamine synthetase family protein has translation MSIPVFNCKNADDVMKAVKDYDVSFIQYWFVDILGTLKSFQITPNELEASFEEGMGFDGSSILGFCRIDESDMVAMPDPTTFQICSWRPAEKPVARMFCDVVNPDGSPFEADSRYVLKKIMGQAAEKGYTFYVGPELEFFLFADDQDTEILDAGGYFDAPPLDLGNNIRRDIIFALDAMGIQVEYSHHEVAPSQHEIDLRYQEGMKMADTAMTYRVVVKETARKHGCYGTFMPKPIFGENGSGMHVHQSLFKNGRNVFYDASDEYHLSAEGKSYIAGILKHAPEFVAVTNQWVNSYKRLVPGYEAPVYIAWARRNRSALVRVPMYKPGKEAATRMELRCPDPAANPYLCFAVQLAAGLKGMEENYVLADPVEEDIFSMNDRQLKRNRIKALPGSLYEAAMNLSRSKFMKDVLGEHLHSALVENKIAEWDEYRTQVTEFELDKYLPIL, from the coding sequence ATGAGCATCCCTGTTTTCAACTGCAAGAACGCCGATGACGTGATGAAGGCGGTCAAGGACTACGACGTCAGCTTCATCCAGTACTGGTTCGTGGACATCCTGGGGACCCTGAAATCCTTCCAGATCACGCCCAACGAGCTGGAAGCCTCCTTTGAAGAGGGCATGGGCTTCGACGGCTCCTCCATCCTCGGCTTCTGCCGTATCGACGAGTCCGACATGGTGGCCATGCCCGACCCGACCACCTTCCAGATCTGCTCCTGGCGGCCCGCCGAAAAGCCCGTGGCCCGCATGTTCTGCGACGTGGTCAACCCCGACGGCTCCCCCTTCGAAGCCGACTCCCGCTACGTGCTGAAGAAGATCATGGGCCAGGCCGCCGAGAAGGGCTACACCTTCTACGTTGGCCCCGAACTGGAGTTCTTCCTCTTCGCCGATGACCAGGACACCGAAATCCTCGACGCGGGCGGCTACTTCGACGCCCCGCCCCTGGACCTGGGCAACAACATCCGCCGCGACATCATCTTCGCCCTGGACGCCATGGGCATCCAGGTGGAGTACTCCCACCACGAGGTCGCCCCGTCCCAGCACGAGATCGACCTGCGCTACCAGGAAGGCATGAAAATGGCCGACACGGCCATGACCTACCGCGTGGTGGTCAAGGAGACCGCCCGCAAGCACGGCTGCTACGGCACCTTCATGCCCAAGCCCATCTTCGGTGAAAACGGCTCCGGCATGCACGTGCACCAGTCACTGTTCAAGAACGGCCGGAACGTCTTCTACGACGCCTCCGACGAGTACCATCTTTCCGCCGAAGGCAAGTCCTACATCGCGGGCATCCTCAAGCACGCGCCCGAGTTCGTGGCCGTCACCAACCAGTGGGTCAACTCCTACAAGCGTCTGGTGCCCGGCTACGAGGCCCCGGTCTATATTGCCTGGGCCCGCCGTAACCGCTCCGCCCTGGTCCGCGTGCCCATGTACAAGCCCGGCAAGGAAGCGGCCACCCGCATGGAACTGCGCTGCCCGGACCCGGCGGCCAACCCGTACCTCTGCTTCGCCGTTCAGCTCGCAGCAGGCCTCAAGGGCATGGAGGAGAACTACGTCCTGGCCGACCCGGTCGAAGAGGACATCTTCTCCATGAACGACCGCCAGCTCAAGCGCAACAGGATCAAGGCCCTGCCCGGCTCCCTGTATGAGGCGGCCATGAACCTGAGCCGCTCCAAATTCATGAAGGACGTGCTCGGCGAGCACCTCCACTCCGCCCTGGTGGAGAACAAGATCGCGGAATGGGACGAGTACCGGACCCAGGTCACCGAGTTCGAGCTGGACAAGTATTTGCCGATTCTCTAA
- a CDS encoding glycosyltransferase family 4 protein, whose protein sequence is MKIAVIGGYAPSLINFRGPLLKRLVALGHEVHALAPLHTPDVGPQLEAMGVEYSMIPLERRGLNPVADIGSLLHLKQVMHRIDPDLVLSYTFKPVVYGSMAARMAWVGHKKRIYALITGLGYAFTEDKGLRRRILFNVAKGLYRAGLRSCDGVIFQNPDDEAFFRRLGVIPEHARTTVVGGSGVDLAHYAQAPLPEKPVFLCLTRLVRSKGVALFAEAAQRLKAKHPEAIFRVAGPLEQGGDAITPKEIARWRKEGALEVLDGVDDVRPLLAGAGIYVLPSYYREGTPRSVLEAMSMGRAVITTDAPGCRETVVEGENGFLVPVRDADALTEAMGKCLTDPARVASMGAASRRLAEERFDVEKVNDDLLRFMELI, encoded by the coding sequence ATGAAAATAGCCGTTATCGGCGGGTACGCCCCGTCGCTCATCAATTTCCGAGGCCCGCTCCTGAAGCGACTGGTGGCCCTGGGCCATGAGGTTCATGCGCTGGCCCCCCTGCACACACCGGATGTGGGGCCCCAGCTCGAGGCCATGGGCGTGGAGTACTCCATGATCCCGCTTGAAAGGCGCGGCCTGAACCCGGTGGCGGACATCGGTTCCCTGCTCCACCTCAAGCAGGTCATGCACCGCATCGACCCGGACCTGGTCCTTTCCTACACCTTCAAGCCCGTTGTCTACGGCTCCATGGCCGCGCGGATGGCCTGGGTCGGGCACAAAAAACGGATCTATGCCCTGATCACCGGACTGGGCTACGCCTTTACCGAGGACAAGGGGCTCAGGCGGCGCATTCTGTTCAACGTGGCCAAGGGACTCTACCGCGCCGGGCTCCGCTCCTGCGACGGCGTCATCTTCCAGAACCCGGACGACGAGGCCTTCTTCCGCAGGCTGGGCGTCATCCCGGAGCACGCCCGGACCACTGTGGTGGGAGGCTCCGGCGTGGACCTGGCCCACTACGCGCAGGCACCGCTGCCGGAAAAACCGGTCTTTCTCTGCCTGACCCGGCTGGTGCGCTCCAAGGGCGTGGCCCTGTTCGCCGAGGCGGCCCAAAGGCTCAAGGCGAAACACCCCGAGGCGATCTTCCGCGTGGCCGGTCCCCTGGAGCAGGGCGGCGACGCCATCACCCCGAAGGAGATCGCCCGCTGGCGCAAGGAAGGCGCCCTGGAGGTCCTGGACGGAGTGGACGACGTCCGTCCGCTCCTGGCCGGAGCCGGAATCTACGTGCTGCCCAGCTACTACCGGGAGGGCACTCCGCGCTCGGTGCTGGAAGCCATGTCCATGGGCCGGGCCGTGATCACCACGGACGCGCCCGGCTGCCGCGAGACGGTGGTCGAAGGGGAGAACGGATTTCTCGTGCCGGTCCGCGACGCCGACGCCCTGACCGAGGCCATGGGCAAATGCCTGACCGACCCGGCACGGGTGGCGTCCATGGGCGCGGCCAGCCGCAGGCTTGCCGAGGAACGATTCGACGTGGAGAAGGTCAACGACGACCTGCTCCGCTTCATGGAGCTCATATGA
- a CDS encoding DUF362 domain-containing protein, which translates to MTVSEADKGRRRCIRTILTLGAGILAGAGIPRRSVASRARSTVVVVRTEDRAEGIRQAVAWFDLSGFFGADVAIKANYNSADPFPASTHPETLETLILSLKGAGCYPLTLAERSGMGDTRHVLKAMGAAELCTKYDVKKVILDELGGGDYVYRQPRHSHWQRGFLVARPFVEAAKVVQTCCLKTHQYGGHFTLSLKNMVGAVAKSDPDDGYNYMTELHSSERQRSMIAEIGQAVRSDLIVMDAMKAFVSGGPHAGKEVSPGLIIAGNDPVAVDAVGVAVLRLYGTTPEVEQGRVFDQEQIRRAAEIGLGATGPSAIELVGVGKGADELVARIREKLA; encoded by the coding sequence ATGACAGTATCCGAAGCGGACAAGGGACGGCGGCGGTGTATCCGCACGATCCTGACTCTGGGCGCGGGCATTCTTGCCGGTGCGGGCATCCCCAGGCGGAGTGTTGCCTCGCGCGCGCGTTCGACCGTGGTCGTGGTCAGGACGGAGGACAGGGCCGAGGGCATTCGTCAGGCCGTGGCGTGGTTCGACCTCTCCGGATTCTTCGGTGCCGATGTGGCCATCAAGGCCAATTACAACAGCGCGGATCCCTTCCCTGCTTCCACCCATCCCGAGACCCTGGAGACCCTGATCCTGTCCCTCAAGGGCGCGGGCTGCTACCCCCTCACTCTGGCCGAACGCAGCGGCATGGGCGACACCCGCCATGTGCTCAAGGCCATGGGCGCGGCGGAACTCTGCACCAAATACGATGTGAAAAAGGTCATCCTCGATGAGCTGGGCGGCGGAGACTACGTCTACCGTCAGCCCCGGCACTCCCACTGGCAGCGGGGCTTCCTTGTGGCCCGTCCCTTCGTGGAGGCCGCAAAGGTGGTTCAGACCTGCTGCCTCAAGACCCACCAGTACGGCGGGCACTTTACCCTTTCCCTCAAGAATATGGTCGGGGCGGTGGCCAAGAGCGACCCGGACGACGGCTACAACTACATGACCGAACTGCACTCGTCCGAGCGGCAGCGGTCCATGATCGCCGAGATCGGCCAGGCGGTGCGCAGCGACCTCATCGTCATGGATGCCATGAAGGCCTTTGTCTCCGGCGGGCCTCACGCGGGCAAGGAGGTCTCCCCGGGCCTGATCATCGCCGGGAACGACCCTGTGGCCGTGGACGCCGTGGGCGTGGCCGTCCTGCGTCTGTACGGGACTACCCCGGAGGTGGAGCAGGGGCGCGTCTTCGACCAGGAGCAGATCAGGCGCGCGGCCGAGATAGGTCTGGGAGCAACCGGGCCGAGCGCCATCGAGTTGGTGGGCGTGGGCAAGGGTGCGGACGAACTCGTGGCGCGGATTCGGGAGAAGCTGGCCTAG
- a CDS encoding universal stress protein produces the protein MNVSKILLPVDGSPHSDAAAGMAIELAQDNNASVVLLHVRKAVPTGLGQPNADELLKLLTDGAEAVIEHYQARLEDAKVDHIDLIVGGNVGEVVANVARVEKCDLIVMGSKGKSDLEGLILGSATHKVLHTTELPVLVVK, from the coding sequence ATGAATGTCTCGAAGATTCTCCTCCCCGTCGACGGCTCTCCCCACTCCGACGCCGCAGCCGGAATGGCCATCGAACTCGCCCAGGACAATAACGCCTCCGTGGTTCTGCTCCACGTGCGCAAGGCCGTGCCCACCGGCCTGGGCCAACCCAACGCGGACGAACTGCTCAAGCTCCTTACCGACGGGGCCGAGGCGGTCATAGAGCACTACCAGGCAAGGCTGGAAGACGCCAAGGTGGATCATATTGACCTGATCGTCGGCGGCAACGTGGGCGAGGTCGTCGCCAACGTGGCCCGGGTGGAAAAGTGCGACCTCATCGTCATGGGCTCCAAGGGCAAGTCCGACCTCGAAGGGCTGATCCTCGGCTCGGCCACCCACAAGGTCCTGCACACCACCGAACTGCCGGTGCTGGTAGTCAAGTAA